The Paraburkholderia sabiae genome includes a region encoding these proteins:
- a CDS encoding NAD(P)-dependent oxidoreductase gives MNKERIGFIGLGNMGGRMTRRLVDAGIAVLGYDTVPDRVKDAGAQAAASIAEVMKFADVVMMSLPDSKVVEAVVEGEGGVLANCRAGQIVVDLSTAAASSTIRLARRFTQSGVQYVDAGISGGAAAAEKGTLTLMVGGDASAVEALKWAFAPIASKVAHMGESGAGHTTKLLNNFLNAVSLAASAEVMVAGKKAGLDLHLLLDVLNSSSGVNFATLNRFPKIVDGDYLEGGLTGKLMTKDVVLYVDRARELGVVSLNASGPLASFGLGTALGYGDVISNRVVDAIGDVSGGVRLFDGKVRKQEKQA, from the coding sequence ATGAACAAGGAAAGGATCGGATTCATCGGTCTCGGCAATATGGGCGGCCGCATGACGCGGCGCCTCGTCGATGCGGGCATCGCCGTGCTCGGCTACGACACCGTGCCGGATCGCGTGAAGGATGCCGGCGCGCAGGCGGCGGCGTCGATAGCGGAAGTGATGAAGTTCGCCGACGTCGTGATGATGTCGCTGCCCGACAGCAAAGTCGTCGAGGCCGTGGTCGAAGGCGAGGGCGGCGTGCTGGCGAACTGTCGCGCCGGACAGATCGTCGTCGATCTGAGCACGGCAGCGGCGAGTTCGACGATACGGCTCGCAAGGCGATTTACGCAAAGCGGCGTCCAGTACGTCGACGCGGGCATTTCGGGCGGCGCGGCGGCGGCGGAGAAGGGCACGCTGACGTTGATGGTCGGCGGCGATGCGAGCGCCGTGGAAGCGCTCAAATGGGCGTTTGCGCCGATTGCGTCGAAGGTCGCCCACATGGGCGAGAGCGGCGCGGGTCACACCACGAAGCTGCTGAACAACTTCCTCAACGCCGTGAGTCTCGCGGCGAGCGCGGAAGTGATGGTCGCGGGCAAGAAGGCAGGGCTCGATCTGCATCTGCTGCTCGACGTGCTCAACAGCAGCAGCGGCGTGAACTTCGCGACGCTGAACCGCTTTCCGAAGATCGTCGACGGCGATTATCTGGAAGGCGGGCTGACAGGCAAGCTGATGACGAAGGACGTCGTGCTGTACGTGGATCGCGCGCGCGAACTCGGCGTGGTGTCGCTGAATGCGTCGGGGCCGCTCGCGAGCTTCGGGCTCGGCACGGCGCTGGGTTATGGGGATGTGATCAGCAATCGCGTGGTCGATGCGATCGGCGATGTATCGGGCGGCGTGCGGCTGTTCGACGGAAAGGT
- a CDS encoding MFS transporter, with amino-acid sequence MKTLTATDVVQSEGEQSIETKRRNAIKGAFFSEYIDMFDIYLPVVVLSPVLAFFQPPHLSSGMETILASLVFITTLLGRPIGALLFGMIADRIGRRKASIWSVSGFGVVTLLIALLPGYESIGIASYWALVLLRFVDGIFLGGGYTGAMPLAIEYSKKEQRGFVGGFIIAGFPAAYVSINLVAMLMFALFPLNGMNSPYAQWGWRIPFVLGAVLAGILALYYVHKVAESEIWKSETAEKGNQPEKLPLTDLLRGKSGRNLLQVLLMMTGFWLTQNIITIFLPTGLLVKTLHLTGFQMTSTLMITYFVLFFSYIGSGMLAQVIGRRRFFVIVGPLIATVGAGLLYVIANVDGLSLPAIIALVCVLAVLVTSPWGVIVTYINERFVTDVRATGFGVGFSLSVIIPSFYAFYMDWLSAFMPLRMTSVVLLCIGGLIGAIGALMGPETKDVDF; translated from the coding sequence ATGAAAACCCTCACTGCGACCGACGTCGTACAGTCCGAAGGCGAGCAGTCGATCGAAACGAAAAGACGCAATGCGATCAAAGGCGCGTTCTTTTCCGAATACATCGACATGTTCGATATCTATCTGCCCGTCGTCGTGCTGTCGCCGGTGCTCGCGTTCTTCCAGCCGCCGCATCTGTCGAGCGGGATGGAGACGATTCTGGCTTCGCTGGTGTTCATCACGACGCTGCTCGGGCGGCCTATCGGCGCGCTGCTGTTCGGCATGATCGCGGACCGCATCGGGCGTCGCAAGGCGTCGATCTGGTCGGTGTCGGGCTTCGGCGTCGTCACGCTGCTGATCGCGCTGCTGCCGGGCTACGAGAGCATCGGCATCGCGTCGTACTGGGCGCTCGTGCTGCTGCGGTTCGTCGACGGCATCTTTCTCGGCGGCGGTTACACGGGCGCGATGCCGCTTGCTATCGAGTATTCGAAGAAAGAGCAGCGCGGCTTCGTGGGCGGTTTCATCATCGCGGGCTTTCCGGCTGCGTACGTGTCGATCAATCTCGTCGCGATGCTGATGTTCGCGCTCTTTCCGCTGAACGGCATGAACTCGCCGTACGCGCAGTGGGGCTGGCGCATTCCGTTCGTGCTCGGCGCGGTGCTCGCGGGCATTCTGGCGCTGTACTACGTGCATAAGGTCGCGGAATCGGAGATCTGGAAAAGCGAAACGGCCGAGAAGGGTAACCAGCCCGAAAAGCTGCCGCTCACCGATCTGCTGCGCGGCAAGAGCGGACGTAATCTGCTGCAGGTGCTGCTGATGATGACGGGCTTCTGGCTCACGCAGAACATCATCACGATCTTCCTGCCGACAGGCCTGCTCGTGAAGACGCTGCATCTGACGGGCTTCCAGATGACGTCCACGCTGATGATCACGTATTTCGTGCTGTTTTTCAGCTACATCGGCTCGGGGATGCTCGCGCAGGTGATCGGGCGGCGGCGCTTCTTCGTGATCGTCGGTCCGCTGATCGCGACGGTCGGCGCGGGGCTGCTGTATGTGATCGCGAACGTCGACGGCCTCTCGCTGCCCGCGATCATCGCGCTCGTCTGCGTGCTTGCCGTGCTGGTCACGTCGCCGTGGGGCGTGATCGTCACGTACATCAACGAGCGCTTCGTCACCGACGTGCGCGCAACCGGCTTCGGCGTCGGCTTCAGTCTGTCCGTGATCATCCCGTCGTTCTACGCGTTCTATATGGACTGGCTGAGCGCGTTCATGCCGCTGCGGATGACCTCGGTGGTGCTGCTGTGCATCGGCGGATTGATCGGCGCAATCGGCGCGCTGATGGGACCGGAAACCAAGGACGTCGATTTCTGA
- a CDS encoding carboxymuconolactone decarboxylase family protein, with amino-acid sequence MDSNERFEKGFENRKEVLGAGHVEKSWANADDFNRPMQKYVTECCWGDIWGDKTLSFKTRSMLNLGMLTAMSQHHELAVHVKGALRNGVTKDEIRAVLMQAAIYCGVPLALAAFRVATEAIKAYEAETSAV; translated from the coding sequence ATGGATAGCAACGAACGTTTTGAAAAAGGCTTTGAGAACCGCAAGGAAGTGCTGGGCGCGGGGCATGTCGAGAAATCGTGGGCCAATGCCGACGACTTCAACCGGCCGATGCAGAAGTACGTGACGGAATGCTGCTGGGGCGACATCTGGGGCGACAAGACGCTGTCGTTCAAGACGCGCAGCATGCTGAACCTCGGCATGTTGACGGCGATGAGCCAGCATCACGAACTCGCCGTGCACGTGAAGGGCGCGCTGCGCAACGGCGTGACGAAGGACGAGATCCGCGCGGTGCTGATGCAGGCGGCGATCTATTGCGGTGTGCCGCTCGCGCTCGCGGCGTTCCGCGTCGCGACGGAAGCGATCAAGGCGTACGAAGCGGAGACTTCGGCGGTCTGA
- a CDS encoding aldehyde dehydrogenase family protein has protein sequence MSHAAQFYIDGRWVEPASARWFDLVDPSTEVPFERLALGNAEDVDRAVAAARRAFPAWSSTSVAERVAMLRRVLQIYERRYDEFAEAMRREMGAPITFARNGQAARGPAHLNALIDVLERFEFEEQRGSTRVVLEAIGVCGLITPWNWPVNQIVVKIAPALAAGCTMVLKPSEYSPLSALLFADVLHEAELPVGVFNLVNGDGPGVGEAIASHPDIDMVSFTGSTRAGVLVAQAAAPSVTRVAQELGGKSANILLDDVDLEEAVKRGVAACFTNSGQSCSIPTRMLVPRHLMNDAAQIAKRAAETYRVGPTDEPSTQLGPLVYGLAAYVQSADIERARKVGRALRAGGVHLNYPPADFQAPFGGYKRSGNGREWGEAGLREYLETKAMVGYGAL, from the coding sequence ATGTCACATGCAGCGCAGTTCTATATCGACGGACGTTGGGTAGAGCCCGCGTCCGCGCGATGGTTCGATCTCGTCGATCCATCGACGGAAGTGCCTTTCGAGCGGCTCGCGCTCGGCAATGCGGAAGACGTCGATCGCGCCGTTGCTGCTGCGCGCCGAGCGTTTCCCGCGTGGTCGTCGACGAGCGTTGCGGAGCGTGTCGCGATGCTGCGGCGCGTGCTGCAAATTTACGAGCGCCGTTACGACGAATTTGCCGAAGCAATGCGCCGCGAAATGGGCGCGCCCATCACGTTCGCGCGCAACGGCCAGGCGGCGCGCGGACCCGCGCATCTGAACGCACTGATCGACGTACTCGAACGCTTCGAGTTCGAGGAACAGCGCGGCAGCACGCGCGTCGTGCTCGAAGCGATCGGCGTGTGCGGCCTGATTACGCCGTGGAACTGGCCCGTCAATCAGATCGTCGTGAAGATCGCGCCCGCGCTCGCGGCCGGTTGCACGATGGTGCTCAAACCGAGCGAGTATTCGCCGCTGAGCGCGCTGCTGTTCGCCGACGTGCTCCACGAAGCAGAGTTGCCCGTAGGCGTGTTCAATCTCGTGAACGGCGATGGACCGGGCGTCGGCGAAGCGATTGCGAGTCATCCGGATATCGACATGGTGTCGTTCACAGGCTCGACGCGCGCGGGCGTGCTGGTTGCGCAGGCGGCTGCGCCGAGCGTCACGCGCGTCGCGCAGGAACTGGGCGGCAAGTCGGCGAACATTCTGCTCGACGACGTCGATCTCGAAGAGGCCGTGAAGCGCGGTGTCGCTGCGTGCTTTACGAACTCGGGCCAGTCGTGTTCGATCCCGACGCGCATGCTGGTGCCGCGTCATCTGATGAACGATGCCGCACAGATCGCGAAACGCGCGGCCGAAACGTACCGCGTCGGACCCACCGACGAACCTTCGACGCAACTCGGGCCGCTCGTCTATGGTCTCGCCGCGTACGTGCAATCGGCCGATATCGAACGCGCCCGCAAAGTAGGGCGTGCGTTGCGCGCGGGCGGCGTGCATCTGAACTATCCGCCTGCGGATTTTCAGGCCCCGTTCGGCGGCTACAAGCGTTCGGGCAATGGCCGCGAGTGGGGCGAAGCGGGCTTGCGCGAGTATCTGGAAACGAAGGCGATGGTGGGCTACGGCGCGCTGTGA
- a CDS encoding NAD(P)-dependent oxidoreductase: MTQRKRIGFIGLGMMGAPMVQCLVNAGFELFIDDADAARADALAAQTGAQRLNRDNAKSLDALITMLPNSSIVESVLLGSGADGWASSLAKGAVVIDMSSSEPERSRKLGAMLDERGLAYLDAPVSGGVKKAKEGTLAILVGGHADVLAQCKPALEAMGKSILHIGGAGSGHAAKALNNYVSAAGLAATVEALLVAQRFGIEPDVMTDVLNASSGRSNTSENKVKQFMLSGTFASGFALQLMNKDLKIARALAQSVGYPLALGETCTSMWDEAAQRSTPATDHTEMYRLLDRDAR, from the coding sequence ATGACACAACGTAAGCGCATCGGTTTCATCGGGCTCGGCATGATGGGCGCGCCGATGGTGCAGTGCCTCGTCAACGCAGGCTTCGAGCTTTTCATCGACGATGCAGACGCCGCGCGCGCCGACGCGCTCGCTGCGCAAACGGGCGCGCAACGCCTGAACCGCGATAACGCGAAATCGCTCGACGCATTGATCACGATGCTGCCGAATTCGTCGATCGTCGAAAGCGTATTGCTCGGCAGCGGCGCGGACGGCTGGGCTAGTTCGCTCGCGAAGGGCGCGGTCGTCATCGACATGAGTTCGTCGGAGCCGGAGCGCTCGCGCAAGCTCGGCGCAATGCTCGACGAGCGCGGCCTCGCGTATCTCGATGCGCCCGTTTCGGGCGGCGTGAAGAAAGCGAAGGAAGGCACGCTCGCGATTCTGGTCGGCGGTCACGCGGACGTGCTCGCGCAATGCAAGCCCGCTCTCGAAGCGATGGGCAAGAGCATTCTGCACATCGGCGGCGCGGGCTCGGGCCATGCGGCGAAGGCGCTGAACAACTACGTGTCGGCGGCGGGACTTGCGGCGACCGTCGAGGCACTGCTCGTCGCGCAACGCTTCGGCATCGAGCCGGACGTGATGACGGATGTGCTGAACGCGTCGTCGGGCCGCAGCAATACGTCGGAAAACAAGGTGAAGCAGTTCATGTTGAGCGGCACGTTCGCGTCCGGCTTCGCACTGCAACTGATGAACAAGGATCTGAAGATCGCGCGTGCATTGGCGCAGTCGGTTGGTTATCCGCTGGCGCTCGGCGAGACCTGCACGTCGATGTGGGACGAAGCGGCGCAGCGTTCGACGCCCGCAACGGACCACACCGAAATGTATCGCCTGCTCGATCGCGATGCGCGCTGA
- a CDS encoding NIPSNAP family protein, producing MIVEMRIYHCAPTRLPALLDRFTSTTLGFFEKYGIRQIGFWTTLIGASNHSLTYMIEWKDLAEREEKWNAFQADAEWITKRAASEAERPIIERIESHILTPTSFSKLR from the coding sequence ATGATCGTTGAAATGCGCATCTATCACTGCGCGCCGACCCGTCTGCCGGCCTTGCTCGACCGCTTCACGAGCACCACGCTCGGCTTCTTCGAGAAGTACGGCATCCGGCAGATCGGCTTCTGGACCACGCTGATCGGCGCGAGCAATCACTCGCTGACGTACATGATCGAATGGAAGGACCTCGCCGAGCGCGAGGAGAAGTGGAACGCGTTTCAGGCCGACGCCGAATGGATCACGAAGCGCGCGGCGTCGGAAGCGGAGCGGCCGATTATCGAGCGTATCGAGAGTCACATTCTCACGCCGACCTCGTTTTCGAAGCTGCGCTAG
- a CDS encoding NAD(P)-dependent oxidoreductase, protein MSSSEASTQASTQASTQASTQASTQASTQQLGFVGVGTMGRPMARRLIEAGHTVIVFDRDDAAVAELKAIGAQAAASVKEVADTARIVFTSLPTPAIFKQVALGDGGLIEGSAIKVLVDLSTVGSRTEKEVAEGLLAKGIETVDAPVSGGAAGAKKGTLAIMAAGNHVALEEVCGLFDVLGKVFVVGDKAGQGQLLKLLNNMLSSTAFAITSEAFVAGVRGGLDPEVMMSVINAGSGKNGATLDKFPKHVLPRTFDFGFPVGSVCKDIGLAVDECQALGVPMWVGSVARQMWNYAAMQDGAARDMTELVKYVERWSSVDGLAD, encoded by the coding sequence ATGTCGAGTAGTGAGGCATCAACTCAGGCATCAACTCAGGCATCAACTCAGGCATCAACTCAGGCATCAACTCAGGCATCAACACAACAGCTCGGTTTCGTCGGCGTCGGCACGATGGGCCGACCGATGGCACGGCGATTGATCGAAGCGGGTCATACGGTGATCGTGTTCGATCGCGATGACGCAGCCGTCGCGGAACTGAAAGCGATCGGCGCGCAGGCAGCGGCATCGGTGAAAGAAGTGGCCGACACGGCGCGCATCGTCTTCACGAGTCTGCCGACGCCCGCGATCTTCAAACAGGTCGCGCTTGGCGATGGCGGTTTGATCGAAGGCAGCGCGATCAAGGTGCTGGTCGATCTGTCGACGGTCGGTTCGCGCACCGAAAAGGAAGTGGCGGAAGGCCTGCTCGCCAAAGGCATCGAAACCGTCGACGCACCCGTGAGCGGCGGCGCGGCGGGCGCGAAGAAGGGCACGCTCGCGATCATGGCGGCAGGCAATCACGTTGCGCTCGAAGAAGTGTGCGGCCTGTTCGACGTGCTCGGCAAGGTGTTCGTGGTCGGCGACAAGGCGGGACAAGGGCAACTGCTGAAGCTGCTGAACAACATGCTGTCGTCGACGGCGTTCGCGATCACGTCCGAGGCGTTCGTCGCGGGCGTGCGCGGCGGGCTGGACCCGGAAGTGATGATGTCGGTGATCAACGCGGGCAGCGGCAAGAACGGCGCGACGCTCGACAAGTTTCCGAAGCACGTGCTGCCGCGCACGTTCGATTTCGGCTTCCCTGTCGGCAGCGTGTGCAAGGACATCGGCCTTGCCGTCGACGAATGCCAGGCGCTCGGCGTGCCGATGTGGGTCGGCAGCGTCGCGCGGCAAATGTGGAATTACGCCGCGATGCAGGACGGTGCGGCACGCGATATGACGGAGCTCGTCAAATACGTCGAACGCTGGTCGTCGGTCGACGGCCTTGCGGACTGA
- a CDS encoding MmgE/PrpD family protein, with product MQADPFDANALRNGVLTRKLARFVADTQWRDLPAAVRNEAKRSLVNYFAVALAGAHDPTLDKAVAVYERFRADENATLIGRNERTDMLNAAALNAMSANVYDFDDTHIPTIIHPTAPVAAALFALAESHAMSGEELLLAFVLGVEVECRVGNAVSPEHYQRGWHITSTCGVFGAAAAVAKARGLDEDAIVWALGNASVQTGGLVETLGTMSKSISVGNAARNGLLSALLAEEGFSGPQAPLEGERGFLRVATSKPDWHALTQDLGHEWELLKNTYKPYPCGVVLNPVIDACLDLRRDARWSLDDIEQVELTGHPLLRERTDRPGVRTGRESQVSAQHAVAVVLSRGKAGLEEFSDAAVADPSLRAFASRLRFIDDASWPVESAQVTIVLRSGERIPHRVHAARGSLAAPLANVELAEKLKQLAAYGRSGVDAQALIDRLWKFDTEHDAAAVMRIASARGSD from the coding sequence TTGCAGGCTGATCCTTTCGACGCCAACGCATTGCGTAACGGCGTGCTGACACGAAAGCTCGCGCGCTTCGTCGCGGATACGCAGTGGCGTGATCTGCCCGCTGCCGTGCGCAACGAAGCGAAGCGTTCGCTCGTCAATTACTTCGCGGTTGCGCTGGCAGGCGCGCACGATCCGACGCTCGACAAGGCCGTGGCCGTGTATGAACGCTTTCGTGCCGATGAAAACGCGACCTTGATCGGCCGCAATGAACGCACCGACATGCTCAACGCAGCCGCGCTCAACGCGATGAGCGCGAACGTCTACGACTTCGACGACACGCACATACCAACCATTATTCATCCGACAGCGCCCGTCGCTGCCGCGCTGTTCGCGCTCGCCGAATCGCATGCAATGAGCGGCGAAGAATTGCTACTCGCGTTCGTGCTCGGCGTCGAAGTGGAATGCCGCGTCGGAAATGCCGTTTCGCCGGAGCACTATCAGCGCGGCTGGCACATCACGTCGACATGCGGCGTGTTCGGCGCGGCGGCGGCCGTTGCGAAGGCACGCGGACTCGATGAAGACGCGATCGTGTGGGCACTCGGCAATGCATCGGTGCAAACGGGCGGACTCGTCGAAACGCTCGGCACCATGTCGAAGAGCATCAGCGTCGGCAACGCGGCGCGCAATGGGCTGCTTTCTGCACTGCTGGCCGAAGAGGGTTTCTCCGGACCTCAAGCTCCACTCGAAGGCGAGCGCGGCTTTCTGCGTGTCGCTACTTCGAAACCCGATTGGCACGCGTTGACGCAAGACCTTGGGCACGAGTGGGAACTGCTCAAGAACACGTACAAGCCCTATCCGTGCGGCGTCGTGCTGAATCCGGTGATTGATGCCTGTCTCGATCTGCGCCGCGACGCGCGCTGGTCGCTCGACGATATCGAACAGGTCGAACTGACAGGGCATCCATTGCTGCGCGAACGCACCGATCGTCCCGGCGTGCGTACGGGCCGCGAATCGCAGGTGAGCGCGCAGCATGCGGTAGCCGTGGTGTTGTCGCGCGGTAAGGCAGGTCTCGAAGAATTCAGCGATGCCGCTGTCGCCGATCCGTCGCTGCGGGCGTTCGCGAGCCGCCTGCGTTTCATCGACGACGCATCGTGGCCCGTCGAGTCGGCGCAAGTGACGATCGTGCTGCGTTCGGGCGAACGGATTCCGCATCGCGTGCATGCCGCGCGCGGCAGTCTCGCCGCGCCGCTTGCCAACGTCGAGCTTGCGGAGAAACTAAAGCAACTGGCCGCATACGGACGCTCGGGCGTCGATGCGCAAGCGTTGATCGACAGATTATGGAAGTTCGACACGGAGCACGACGCGGCGGCTGTGATGCGCATCGCGAGTGCGCGCGGCTCGGACTAG
- a CDS encoding SDR family oxidoreductase — MMLKGKGALVTGSSNGLGLAMARALAGAGCDIVLHGLEAPAEMAHTTDELASSFDVNVAYVQADLATPAGVDALIESARAKINTLDVLINNAVVRHFAGIESFPLEQWNNALAVNLTAAFRAIQLTLPGMRERGWGRIFNMTSVYGARGVANRVDYVTTKTALLGLTRAVAMETLNQGITCNAICPGSVLTPNIDGRIHALMDERGLERDDAVREFLKGKQPTGELVDAAHVGDMVVFLCGASASQITGAMMPIEGGWLAG, encoded by the coding sequence ATGATGCTGAAAGGCAAAGGCGCGCTGGTGACGGGATCGTCGAATGGCCTGGGTCTCGCGATGGCCCGCGCACTCGCGGGCGCGGGTTGCGACATCGTGCTGCATGGTCTCGAAGCGCCTGCTGAAATGGCGCATACGACGGATGAACTTGCGTCATCGTTCGATGTAAATGTTGCGTATGTGCAGGCCGATCTAGCGACGCCCGCCGGTGTCGATGCGCTGATCGAAAGCGCGCGAGCAAAGATAAACACGCTCGACGTGCTGATCAATAACGCCGTAGTCCGGCATTTCGCGGGCATCGAATCGTTTCCGTTGGAGCAGTGGAACAACGCGCTTGCAGTGAATCTGACGGCTGCGTTCCGCGCGATTCAACTGACGTTGCCCGGCATGCGCGAGCGCGGCTGGGGACGCATCTTCAACATGACATCGGTGTACGGCGCGCGTGGCGTTGCGAATCGCGTCGACTATGTGACGACGAAGACGGCGCTGCTCGGCCTCACGCGCGCGGTAGCGATGGAGACGCTGAATCAGGGCATCACGTGTAATGCGATCTGTCCGGGCTCGGTGCTGACGCCGAACATCGATGGCCGCATTCATGCGTTGATGGACGAGCGCGGCCTCGAACGCGACGATGCAGTACGCGAGTTTCTCAAGGGCAAGCAACCGACGGGCGAACTGGTCGATGCCGCGCATGTCGGCGATATGGTCGTGTTTCTGTGCGGAGCGTCGGCGAGCCAGATCACGGGCGCGATGATGCCGATCGAAGGAGGCTGGCTTGCAGGCTGA
- a CDS encoding N-acyl homoserine lactonase family protein: MSSPAEQYKIYAVKYAHFERRSGDNFIGGDSHDVPMPLDYFVWAVVGESRTYIVDTGFDQPMAEKRGRTITNTVERGLKQIGIRANDVEDVIITHMHYDHAGNHSLFPRARYHLQDREMAYCTGRCMCHHALSHPFEPEDVKSMVGRLFEGRVQFHDGASEIAPGLSVHWVGGHTNGLQVVRVNTQRGSVVLASDASHFYANMQEHRPFPVVYNVGDMLEGYEAAHRLASSREHVIPGHDPAVLTRYPSHDRETEGWIVRLDAEAR, translated from the coding sequence ATGTCATCGCCAGCAGAGCAGTACAAGATCTATGCAGTGAAGTACGCGCATTTCGAGCGCCGTTCAGGCGACAACTTCATCGGCGGCGATTCGCATGATGTGCCGATGCCGCTCGATTACTTCGTGTGGGCCGTAGTGGGCGAATCGCGCACCTACATCGTCGATACAGGCTTCGATCAGCCGATGGCCGAGAAGCGCGGTCGCACGATCACGAACACGGTCGAGCGCGGACTGAAGCAGATCGGTATTCGCGCGAACGATGTCGAAGACGTGATCATCACGCACATGCACTACGACCATGCGGGTAATCATTCGCTGTTTCCGCGCGCGCGTTATCACCTGCAGGATCGCGAAATGGCGTATTGCACGGGACGTTGCATGTGTCATCACGCGCTGAGCCATCCGTTCGAGCCGGAAGATGTGAAGTCGATGGTGGGCCGTCTGTTCGAAGGACGCGTGCAGTTTCATGACGGCGCTTCGGAGATCGCGCCGGGCCTGAGCGTGCATTGGGTCGGCGGACATACGAACGGTTTGCAGGTCGTGCGCGTGAATACGCAGCGCGGCTCGGTCGTACTCGCGTCGGATGCGTCGCATTTCTACGCGAACATGCAGGAGCATCGGCCGTTTCCCGTCGTCTATAACGTCGGCGACATGCTCGAAGGTTACGAAGCGGCGCATCGGTTGGCAAGCTCGCGGGAGCATGTGATTCCCGGTCACGATCCCGCCGTGCTGACGCGCTATCCGTCGCATGATCGCGAGACGGAAGGCTGGATCGTGCGGCTCGACGCCGAAGCGCGTTAA
- a CDS encoding MFS transporter, translated as MQMDVGIGARLDRLPLSGFHWRLLGLIAAGMYFDSFDIYIAGTVLAAMIHSGESTLSLNAAFVSVTFIGMMTGAWLSGLLGDRFGRRFCYQFNLGIYGFASIAAALAPSIYWLIFFRLVMGVGMGAEIVVGYGTLSEFIPAVWRGRFGTILNLIINTSLFLSTFLGWLIVPQYGWRWMFAIAGCGALVVWFLRKSMPESPRWLASRGRGDEAREIVERIETACGGAASHTPSHTPIAHETSTREFYSNDQGRLSDLFSRRLLTRTITAITVLVALFTVNYAFVSWIPTFLVKQGHSVSNSLGLTALMFAGGPVGSLIAFALAEHLGRKWGIVMFSLVCVAFGIAYPFAQSAVAITALGFAITCCIYVLSSFSVATYVPELFPTELRLRGSGLANTVGRAVSIAVPYAVAGSFTRFGIGGVLTLIVGTLLVQALIVGVIGAETKQRSLESIAADAAVTSEEAVEGGATAAMK; from the coding sequence ATGCAGATGGATGTCGGGATCGGAGCGCGTCTGGACAGGCTGCCCCTGTCGGGCTTCCATTGGCGTCTGCTGGGCCTGATCGCGGCGGGGATGTACTTCGACTCGTTTGACATTTACATCGCCGGCACGGTGCTCGCCGCGATGATCCATAGCGGCGAATCCACCCTCAGCCTCAATGCGGCGTTCGTGTCCGTGACGTTCATCGGCATGATGACGGGCGCGTGGCTCTCCGGTCTGCTCGGGGACCGCTTCGGACGCCGCTTCTGCTATCAGTTCAATCTCGGCATTTATGGCTTTGCGTCGATTGCGGCGGCGCTCGCGCCTTCCATCTACTGGCTGATCTTCTTCCGTCTCGTGATGGGCGTCGGCATGGGCGCGGAAATCGTCGTCGGTTACGGCACGCTGAGCGAGTTCATTCCCGCTGTCTGGCGCGGACGCTTCGGCACGATCCTCAATCTGATCATCAACACGTCGCTGTTTCTGTCGACGTTCCTCGGCTGGCTGATCGTGCCGCAATACGGCTGGCGATGGATGTTCGCGATCGCCGGCTGCGGTGCGCTCGTCGTGTGGTTCCTGCGCAAGTCGATGCCGGAATCGCCGCGCTGGCTCGCATCGCGTGGACGCGGCGACGAAGCGCGGGAGATCGTCGAGCGCATCGAAACCGCTTGCGGCGGTGCGGCGAGTCATACCCCGAGTCATACCCCTATTGCGCACGAAACTTCGACACGCGAGTTCTATTCGAACGATCAGGGTCGTCTCAGCGATCTGTTCTCGCGCCGTCTGCTCACGCGCACGATCACGGCGATCACCGTGCTCGTCGCGCTTTTCACGGTCAACTATGCGTTCGTCAGCTGGATTCCGACGTTTCTCGTCAAGCAGGGCCACAGCGTGTCGAACTCGCTCGGGCTCACGGCGCTGATGTTCGCGGGCGGTCCAGTCGGTTCGCTGATTGCTTTTGCACTCGCCGAGCATCTCGGCCGGAAGTGGGGCATCGTGATGTTTTCGCTGGTGTGCGTGGCGTTCGGCATCGCGTATCCGTTCGCGCAGTCGGCTGTCGCGATCACTGCGCTCGGCTTTGCGATCACGTGCTGCATTTACGTGCTGTCGTCGTTCAGCGTCGCGACGTATGTGCCGGAGCTGTTTCCGACCGAATTGCGACTGCGCGGCTCGGGCCTCGCGAATACCGTGGGCCGCGCAGTCAGCATCGCCGTGCCGTATGCGGTGGCGGGTTCGTTCACGCGCTTCGGCATTGGCGGCGTATTGACGCTGATCGTCGGCACGCTGCTGGTTCAGGCGCTGATCGTCGGCGTGATCGGCGCGGAAACGAAGCAGCGTTCGCTCGAATCGATTGCCGCCGATGCGGCCGTCACGAGCGAAGAAGCCGTCGAAGGAGGCGCGACAGCGGCGATGAAATAA